gtgtgtgtgtgtgtgtgtgtgtgtgtgtgtgtgtgtgtgtgtgtgtgtgtgtgtgtgtgtaatgctagtattatattattttaatgttttgtccaGCCGAGGTGAAAGTAATTTTGTATTGGTTGCTTTTTAGTTATGAGCAGTGTTGTGTTTGCAGCAAACAGCATTTGTTGTATTGAGGAAAATTCATTAGACAAAATGTCATGGCTGTGCAATTCTTTTCTACCCATTGACGCCCTTAAATTTTTACGTACTATTATGAATGATAGTAGATGGTTGCTGATTCCGTTTGACATGAGTTTTAATGTGATTATTCAAAACACAGTCACCACACCCAGTTTACAGAGGGTGTGTACACTTATGCAACTGTGTGATCTCAGTTGTTTGGCTTCCTTCccctctcaaaaaaaaaaactttattagGTCACATTTGaagaggggtgtgtagactttgtATAGCCACTACGCACATGTCAAGAGTCTCAAGCAGTCAAGCGAAAGGCTCCTTTTCTGGCTTTTCTGCTCTCTAGGTTAGCTTTTCGAGACTTGAGCAGCCGGGTCGGGCTCGTCTGAGCCTTTTGGGCACAAAGTTTCTTTTGCTCCTCAAAACATGCGTTCATTTGTCGGTGACgacatgaaagaaaacatttcttaaCAGCACGCAACCTTCTCTGCTGCATTTcatgtgcccccccccttcttacTGAAATTTGGCTTGATTTGTCTTCTATTATCTGAAGCAGGAAGCGCAGGAAAAGGTTGAGTTGCCCAGCAACGGCCGTGCCaacttctttcctttttttttcttctttccaagCGTTTCTCAGAGGAAAGAATCCGCTCCGGGATAACCGTTTGTTGCTAACATCTGGTGGGAAGAAACCAAATACAAATACTTTGTACTCAAGTACACTGAGTTTTTGATCCTATattggtttttttcccttttcagtATACGCACAATGCAAGTGCGAGAAAAACAGTTTTGCCAAGTTATCAAAAAGGGCATTTTTGAGTCTCGCTGGTTCTACGTGTGAATTTTTGTCCACTTGTGCCtttgtgattgtttttattgtgagCGAGTAGATAGTGGGCCAGACGCTCGAGGGCtaggctgggctgggctgggctggtcTGCAGGCCCCCTTGACCTCTTATcatggcaacaacaacactgCGCTCCGCCACGTAATTGACAAGACTTTCCGTTCTATAAATAGTccgaaggggaaaaaaaaaaagtgtgcagcTAAGCTAATGTAGCTCGGCTCCCGCTTCCCTCGGAGACACGTGCACCTCCTCCACAACTTTCCCAGCCTCGTTTCACATTCACAACTCTCGAGCGGAGCCAAAAAGGCTCGCTCCCGTCGCTCGCTTTCCGGgaatgtgcccccccccctccccgcctTGCCCCCTCACCTCCCCCGTGACGTGGTGGCCATTGTTGAAAAGCGCAGGGCCCCCATTGTCACTACAGTCCAAACAAAGCACCCGCCTGCTTTTCAACTTTAACCACGAGgtcctattttttttacattaataATTTCATTTGGGATAAACATTTCAAGAGTAAAGTTGCGACAGTTGGCCATTTAAaactgtgtttcttttttcgaGGCGCCCGGGCTTTTCGTGATGATGACGAGCGCGGGTTCGCGGGCAAAAGCCAAATCTGAAACAGAGAATAAACGCTATAAATAAACTCTATTTGTGCTTGTGTCTCTTCAGGACCCCAAATATTCTCAACAAGGAGACTCCAGAGAGGAAATCAAAGAACGACAAATGCTCCGTCTCAGTCAAACAGGAGTTTGACCCCACCGGTGAGAAAGCCGCAAAATGTCAAGTGCTTCACCAGCCAAGCCAAGCTGAacttttgtttagttttgtaAAGTCTCAAGGCCGAATCATTAGCCGCTtgtctcaattttttttcaagcagtgTTGAGAGACCGGAGGAAGAGTTGCTAAACATCTTGTGACAGATAGGAAAGAGATGAACTCAACCTCCTGACTGTACATATGTGTTAAAGTAGCATGCAAAACGCCAGGGGGCTTAAAACAGAGCCTTGTGCAGTCCCATATTCTTTCCCTCGAAATTCCAAAGAACTTCAGCTGCATTTGAGCTTCCATTGTATTCCGCTTTTTGCCAGGAACTTCATGACATTGAATTGTTATGGgtttcaaaaaaaacaaaaagggaacAAACTGCTCTTCAAAAAGCCATTTGTGTTCTGGACCCTTGATCCTTCACTTCCTGTGAGGACACGCTTTCCCACCGCTGCGATTAAACGTGAAATATGAGCACCATTATCCCAGAAAATGCTTAGTGAATAAAATCAGGAGGAAGCCACACCAACCAGCTGACCTCATTCGCATAATCACAATTAAGATGAGTGGCGCGCAATGAGTTGTGTCCACGGCGCGTGTGCTCACGACAGGCCTCGTCCAACGGTGCGTGATAATCCAGAGAGATGAAAATGGTTTTGGGCTGACAGTGAGCGGAGACAACCCTGTGTTTGTGCAGCTGGTCAAGGAAGGTGAGGCTCTCGCTCGTACGACACTCGCGCACAAACTGAGCCAAACGCTTGCGCACCAACGCGATGGTTTGCCGTTCCCTAGATGGAGCTGCCATGCGTGCCGGCGTCCAAACTGGCGACAGAATCATTAAGGTGATTGACTTACTGCTGTCTAATATTTGCACTTCATTGAGAAATTTTGGGTGCCTAGGACGGACCCCTGGGATGCGCCGCAGTACTCCATTGTGCAGTTTATTCACATCATTTCAAATACTAACCttgaattaaatgtttttttcatcagttCTCTCGCTACAATTGTTTCTTAGGTTAACGGGACCTTGGTGACGCATTCAAACCACACGGAGGTTGTCAAGCTGATCAAATGTaagcacgtgtgtgtgcaatcatttgcattttaaagcaCGGCATGAACTATTTGTACCTTTGGTGCTTTTTAGCCGGTTCCTACGTAGCCCTCACGGTGCTGGGCAGACCTCCGGGTCTTCCTCAGATGCAGCTGGAAGACGACGACACGgtggatgaggaggaagagtgCGGCAGCGACCAATCGCTGCAAAATTCACCGGGAGGGGAGCGCCGCGGCAGCGCCACCTGTAGCCACGAAACACGCTCGCTGCCTGGCGGGGTAAGCAGATGACCAGCTGTCAGAACAAagtgtattttctttcatttttttttttcttgttgtccAGGATGGATCCGTAGGCTCCAGGAACACCGAAACCGAAGAGTGTGACGGAGGCGCGTCGTCGCCGGGGGACGACATTAGCGACGGGCTGGGTAGCAACAACATTTCGGTGGGTACACGAGcataaattgaatttttttggcTTACAAGTACACAATCAAACCTTTCTGGCACGCTTGCAGCTCAAACGGCTTGATGGAAAGCCACATGAGCGCCGATTCAATTTGGGAACCGACTACGAAATATTTTGCGGACCCTAAAGCCACGTCGATCATCTCATCAGATGAAAACAGGAAGCGAGTGTGGACGCTCCTCTTGAGTAACAATGTTCTCATCTGGACCGCGTGTCCTAAAATAGCCAGCGAAGGCCTCCTCCCGCTTTGAAAAGTCCCCCagaatttttttccctgccagaCTAAACAATCAATTTGGCTTAATTGTCGCGCCGTGTTCAGTCTATGTTTGGATTAGCCGAGCGACGGACGGTGGAGACCGCGCCCAGGGAtttaacaattttattttttggtattTGACTTGAAAAGCTATCAAGAAGGCTGTTTATGTCGTATGTGGTGATCACTCAGGACACGGACGTCCGGCGCATCGCGGCTAGCCCGCCGTACCTTCTCAACCCGCAGATCATCGGCGCAGAAGACGACTACTTTGATTCGCAGCAAGAACAGGTGGCTCGGCGAATCGTCTTGAGGTTCGTTTTGACTTTTGGTGGGCGCAATGCGAGCGTGCGTGTTTTTTTCAGATGAACGGGCAGTGCGGTTGCTTTCAGAGCATCGACTCGCTCAAGTGTCGGCCTGCCCATCTCGCCGTTTTCCTCCATCACGTCGTTTCGCAGTTTGACCCCGCCCCTTTGGTACCCATGCCGTGACATTTTGGAGGATGCGTCCGGACGACGTTGTGTTCATTTCAGTTTGTCTTTTTAGCTGTGTTTCTTGTACGCCGACATCCACAAACAAACCAACTCGAAAGAAAGCCGACGATTCTTTATGGAATTTCACTCCCTCTTTGTGGATCGAACGGCGGTACGAGCAATCgagttcattcattcatttgaaatttttaatctaatatttaatttatttaatttttaattttaaacacttcatttgaaaaatttggttttaatcagccaatgatttttttttggtttgttttaatttaaaattctCTGTGTGTGGTTGCTTTGTAGAATCTGAAAGTCTCCGTGCCAGATGCCATCGCAGCTGAACTCggtaagaagaagaaaaaagttcCATTCGAGTTAGTTTGAAGGCAGCTTGTCGTGCACCGTCGGCGGAATAGCGCCCTCTACTGAGCGTTTATGTTGTGCTCGCAGAGAAGCGCAGGCTGGAGTTAATCCCAGAGGAGGTGTGCAAGCAGTACACGCAAACCTTACAGGACTCGCTGATGCCGGACCTGCACAAGAACCTGGACGACTTCAGGTGAGTGGCGCGCCGcgcggacaaaaaaaaaacaaaaaacgtggCGCGCTTGACGTGTTGCGTGCGCGCGGCGGCAGACAGAAGCGCAGCATGGGGCTGACCCTGGCCGAGGACGAGTTGTCCAGGTTGGACGCCGACGCGGGCAAAGAGCCGCCGGCTTGGGAGAGGGAATGCTCGTGTGCCGAACACATTCTCGCCAAGATCGAGGACATCCTGTGAGGAAATTTAGCCTGACAGAAATGTTTCTCATTTGAATGGCGCTCATGGCAAATTTCCCCTTGCAGATTAACATCTCAACCCTCCGAGGAGGAGAAATGGTAGGACTCGTGCTTGCGCCGACGTCTACGCCACACGTCTGATTTGTTCTCGTGCGGCAGCCAAGCGATGCAGTACGTCATCCTGACCTACATGAAGCACCTGGGCGTTAAAGTCAAGGAGCCTCGTGGCCTGGAACACAAGCGAGCGCGAATCAACTTCCTGCCCAAGATGAAGGTGCCCGCTTGAAGCTGCGCGAGTGGGTCAAACGAAACCAAAGTggctatatttttttcttttggcttttttcccccaacgaGCAGAAGAGCATCAAGCCCGACAAGGAAGGCGAGGAGAAAGTGAAAAAGCCTCGTTTTCCCAACATCTTGGTCCCGCCGCGCCGTCTGAGCAGAGTCGACTCTACTTCAGGTGAgccgtgacaaaaataatcGGCTGTCGACGGACAGCGGTGCAGGATTTGGTATGTGCGTGCAGTGGGCAAggcggcgacggcggcggAGGTGAACAAGCAGCGTTCCCCCAAGCTGCTCTCCCAGGCGGCTTTCGGTGTCCCCGAGCCGCCCGACCTGTCCCCTTCAAATTTCGGAAGGATCCGCGGGAATCACCTCAGCGAGGGTTCCGACATTTTGAGCGCCTCGTCCACGCACAGCTCGCCCACGGCGACGCCCTCCGACGCCGGCGGGAACGACTCTGACAGCAGTAAGGAACGACCATCGGGACCCTGACAACATTTTCCCCAtctcttttgcttttgtttgttcctGCCCTCCCCAGACATGTCCCCGTTCTGCATCCAGCCCCGAGCGGGCGAGCTTTTGATGTGCGGCGAGCGGCAAGATGGCGCCTGCAGTCCCACCGCTATGCAGTTTGACTTCAGTCCTTCCAACTTGGAGCACTTACAGGAGGAGGGAGACCAAGACAACTTCAGGTAGAAATGCAGGCTAGCCTAATGCTAACGTATCATTAGATGGGCTAACGTATGTTAGTATTAATCTGACGTAACTCAAACGGTTTTGGATCGCAGGATGGAGGTGACAAGCGCGGCGGACGTGCCGAGCGAGGACGAGCAAGCGTGCGAGGCGGCGAGCGAGGACGATCCGCTCAACTGGCAGAGCCTGGTGAGCCGCGATGTTCTGGCCGCGTTGCCGCCGCAGGAGATCAAGAGGCAGGAAGTCATCAACGGTGAGCCACCGACACGCCGAACCGTATCGTGAGCGAACCCGATACCAAGTTATATTCACTCGCTTGTGCCGCTCGAGCAGAGTTGTTCTACACGGAGCGGGCCCACTTACGCATGCTGAAGGTGTTGCACGGCGTGTTCTACCAGCGGCTCAGCAGAGATGCCATCTTGGCGCCGGACGAGCTCCACAGCATCTTCACCAACCTGGACGACATCATTCAGTTGCACGGTCAGTCACACCGATGCGCATCATTCACAGAATATATTTGCAATCTGGTTCGGCACGAGAGGAGTTACTGAGAATTAAGACACACACAGTTTCCTTCACGGAGCAAATGGCCGCCGTCAGGAAGAGGAGCGAGACGTCCGTCATCGGTCAGATCGGCGAGGATCTCTTGGCTTGGGTACGATCGAAATGAAAGCGAACGTAGTAACAAGCTCAATGAGCGTTTAATGTCAAAAACGTTTTGGTTGATTGTAACAAGCCGACGTGCGTGCGGATTGCAGTTTAGcggcgaggaagaggagaagatcAGACAGGCGGTGGCCACCTTCTGCAGTAACCAACCATCTGCGCTGGAGCTCATCaagagcaagaagaagaaggaccAGAGATTCGCCTTGTTCATGCAGGTGGGAAACGCCTACGACAACGCCCCCTGGTGGCTGGCTCTGAGCGCGCCGTTTGGGCTTTACGCGCAGGCGGCCGAGAGCAACCGGCTGTGTCGGCGCCTGCAGCTGAAGGACATCATTCCCGTGGAAATGCAGCGAGCCACCAAGTACCCGCTTCTCTTGGACAAGATTGCCAAGTACACCGGTGAGGCGGGCACCACTTGGCCTCAGCTTTTTGCCGTCtgtttgactttcttttttttttactcacagaggacgaggaggaggcggacaAGGTGAGAAAAGCCGGCGAATACTGCAGGCAGATTCTCAACCACGTGAACCAGGCGGTCAAAGAGGCTGAGAACAAGCAGGTAGACGTGATGTCACGCACTCGCCCGGTCCAAACGCAAAGCGCACGCACGGCACAAATGGCAACTTTGTCCCACCGCAAAAGAGGCTGCTGGACTACCAGAGACGCTTGGACATCTCCTCGCTCAAACCCAACGAGAACCCGCTCATCGCCGAGCTGCGGGTAGGAAAAGCCAAAACAAGCGGGTCATCTGATTTTTGGGCTCGTGGGACTGATCAAAATGGTTACCGTCCTCCAGAATCTGGACCTGACCAAGAGGAAGATGGTCCACGAGGGACCGCTCTCCTGGAAGgtcaacaaagacaaaagaatCGGTACGGCCAAACCTTGAAAAAGTGTGAACGTTGAACTTGCGCTGAAGATGCAAATGCGCTCAGATCTGTACACGCTCCTGCTGGAGGACGTCCTGGTCCTGCTGCAGAAGCAGGACGAGCGCCTGCTGCTCAAGTTCCACAGCAAGAGCGCGGCGAGCGCCGCCGACTCCAAGCTCAGCTTCAGCCCCGTCGTCAAACTCGGCACCGTGCTCGTCAGACCCGTCGCCACCAGTAAATCACCGACCCGATTCATTTGACCCGCGAGCAAATGGCGTTTGTCTCTCCATGTGAGGTGTTGTGCCCTCTTCTACCTGTCCGCAGACAAAAAGTCCTTCTTTGTGCTGTCCATGTCGGAAAACGGGCCACAGATCTACGAGCTGACAGCTCAGAGCGCGTCCGACCAGAGGACGTAAGCGGCGGCGGGCCACGTTGCCGCGACGACCGCTTCGCCCCGCCTAAGTACGCTTTTTGTGCCCATAGGTGGCAGTGTCTCATCACGCAGTGCGCCGACGCCATCAAGGCAAAATCACACGACAGCCGCATGGCTGCCGCGCCCGCTCAGTGAGTAGCACAGCTCAGCTGTTTGGCTTAGGACAAAGTTTTGTGTTTGGAGTTATCAgaagtttttttcccttccagaAGTGAGCAGGACGCTATTGAAATCATCAATTGTGAGATGGACAAGCCCAGCAAAGACAGCACCAACTCGTCAGGTAGCGGACATGTTTGACACGAAAGACCAAGGCCGAAAGCCTCAAATggtcaaattcaaaaggtatCTCCTCAGGGTCATCGGACATTCCCCCCACGACAAACCCCTTTGAGGGCATGAAGTCGGAGGACGAAGACGAGGCCGAGGACGAGGAGAGGGTCGACGAGGACGAGGCGGGAGCGGCGTCCGCCGACGACAGATGTGAAGACgaagagaaagaagaagaggaaggcgAGGTAGATGAGGAAGAGGCCTTCCCGAACCGAGACGAGGAGGCGCCAGCTTCGTCCTCCTCTCTGGGCTCTTCGTCGTCCGCCTCCAAAGCCGAAGAGGCTCTGCAGACGCGTGAGTTGACCTCATGGACGCTCACAACAAATTTGGCACAAAACGTGCGGGCTTGCGTTTGTAGTGGTGCTGCTGAAGCAGCTCGTCTTCGAGCACATGACGGACGAGGAGAAGACGACGCCCCCGCACGAGCCCACCTCCTCGCTCGGTGAAGGTCCCGACGGCGGCGCGGGCCAAAACTGCCCCATCGACGACGCCCGGACTGAACAGAATGGTACGCCTCGTTTGAATGAGAGGTTTGGGAAATGCGATTTTGACCATGTTCAATTAATTCTAATTAGAAGAACACtacaaatttgtgtttttgctcaACAAAAGCATGACCCTATCAAACACCACAAAGTCGTTGTTCACAAGTGATAAGTTTCAGAAAATGACTTGCTTGTTTTGGTGTAGGCGCGGTCGATCCGGGCGGCGGATTGGAGGACGACGGGGACGTCACGTGCGGCGTGGACGCGGTGGACATGAGCAAGCTCCTGTCGCCGGAGAACGGCGGGCGACCGAACCACAGCAGACGTCTAATGACGCACATGCGCCTCTTGCAAGCTGACCTGCAGTACCTCAAAGTACACAAGCGCCTCAAGTCACATGGGTCTgttcaaaacatgttttaaatgtGGCGCTATCCTTTCAGGAAGTGGAGCTGAAGTACAACGAGCTGCTCGGGACGCTGCCGGTTGACACGCCGGGCGACTCGGACAACGGTGGGTCGCTCTGCCGCtcgtcattttttgtttggctgTCGCTCGTCGCTAACACCTGCTGCTGTTGAATGCTTTTCAGACGGGCTTCGCTGAGGACGCCCTTGTCCCTTTTTGAGGTCTTGAAGGCGGAGCCACCTTTCTCTCCCACTGCTTTTTTCTACTATTTGAACACTGGACGCTGAGCAAGTACAAAATCTTGTGGACGCTTCTCTGGCTTTGAtgacattattatgattatttttggtgacaaaaaaaaagtaaacattcACAAGCTGCAAGACTGCACATGACAATTTGTtgcttttccccccctcaCCTTTTAGAGAAAATATGATGTAAAGAAAATGATGTAAACCTTTAAACACAGGACTGCTGTTAAAAGTCTTACTTGTAAAATTAACTTATGAGAATGCTTTTCTATCTTTATGTCGTAACACGCAAAGATGCTAATTTACTCACGCAATATTATTAATCTtttagttgatttttttttaaaatgatgtatttatttggcGTGACAAATATGCAATGTACATTGTCTCCTGTTAAATAAAAGACACGCACAGGGTTTTTCTGTCGGACTCTTACATTGTAAAGACTTTAAAAATTtccttttacaaaaatatgatttcccaaatacaagaaaaaaatacgtcAATTGTGAAAACGTTGATTAGATTGCAGGAAGGGGCGTCTGAATGGAAATGATGAAACAAACCACATTTGGCcagaaaatctttttttatatataaaatttgAACAAGTGAATACACAACAGGCTATTatgcatataaaaaaatacaataaaaggggaaaaaaaataaatgaatcttATCTTTTCTATCGGAAGCAGACGTTCAAGTTGGCGGATGAAATGTAAAAGGCACTAAATGTACAACATTCcagtttgttttggatttCTGTAGGCCAAAGTCATTCAGAGATgaagaatacaaaaataataatcacagGGCAGGTTTTTGTCTTCCGTATTTAAGACATAGTGcacgttgtttttttgtggtttttttacaacaaacaaagacgCTATCGAATAGAACAACTATTTAGCACGCAGAGAGCCGAAAAGCGTAGGGAGGACCGTCCGTCTTTTCATAATTTATACTTTACATCACGTGGACGACGGCAACAtgcacaaatacaaacacacgcgcacacgcggcCCCCAGTAGCTCAAAATCACGACAGGAAATAAAGGAAGCAAAAGAGCTGAGCTATCATacaatgtattgtttttggtGAAGACACTTAACtcgttaaattaaaaaaaagggccgTGCCTGCGACAGTGTAGCCTGTTACCGTAATGCAGAAAaatatggctttttttttttttaactaggaGAGTTGTTTGTGgggtttttaaataactgaattgTAATATTAGAAAGCAAGGTCAAGATTGTTAGATAGCATGTTAAGTGGTATCCGAAACGTTGCCCCCTGGTGGTTTCTTTTAGTCACTACACGTCATCACTTCCGCAGGCACGCCTTTTAGCGCAAAtaatgaaggggggggggcatgctAACGAGACTGGAATGCATTTTGAGTCAGCAGCACACATGATGGCGGAATGACACGTCGATTACATCAAGTCAATTTGGCTTGCACAAATACAAAGATGCACTTTAAAGCTGGAGCATGAATGACGATAATGGTTACGAGAAAGACGTTTGGCccgtttttgttcttttctgttgttaaataaaatttcaatgtTTACACGTCAACAAGCTTTTTTGTTCTAGGATCATCACGTTAGTAGATGGCATGCAAACGCCTTAGgagaacgtttttttttttacttcgaacatgcaaaaaaaattacttgaattgaatgaattttcttttttttttttcaaaaatgttccagTGAGGGATGGGTGCGAGTGATCAATATGAGCATGTTGTCATCTTTTGTGAAAGGGACATTTTATGGAAAGCGCAACACGGAGGAGCGTCGCAACGTCGCCTCACCCAAGCCTTAAGTAGTGAAGGTAAAatcagtagtttttttttttcgttcctAACACGGGATCAAAAGATAGTGTTTTCCTACAATGATGTCAGCATTTGCAAAAGATTTTTTGGGAGTATTTTCCTTCTTTGTGAAGTAATTGTAACCAATAATGTTATACAGTCATTGGGGATTTTTCTCCAGTATTTCCTGACGTGCACatgtaaaataatgcaatCTGTTAACTACCCCAAAAGTCAATCAGACGtgatggggtttttttttgtcagtattCGAACCGTCGACACAGTAGAGCTAAAACGAAATCTCAAAGAATTTCGAAAGCTCGTAGAAAATTCTGTCAGTCTGTCCAAAGGTGCGTCAGCATTTGGCTGGCGTGAGGACACATCAAAACAACCAGTAACTATGTCATGGGAGTGTAGACGTGATGGcggaggacaaaaaaacaaaaaataaacaaaggcGTCCCCGTCCAAAGAATGGAGTGTTCCCGCGAGCAGCGGCGGATGcttgagcatgtgtgtgtgtgtgtgtgtgtgttttgaactTTTGGTTGCGCGTGGCTCCCCCACCCCTCTCAGTCAGTCTCAGTTTTTGCGAATGTCTGCGTAGACCACAGGCTCCATCTTGTGGAAGGAGTTTTTGCTTCCCGAGTGATCCAACTGGACGTATATCACCGGGCCCTGGCAAAAACACAACCCTCCAAGTCAGTTCGACCGCCGCCGGCGATGCCGCCGCCCCCGCTCCCCAGGCCCCGTTCTCGGGTTCCCGCCAGGCTCCCCTGGGCTCCTACCTGCACTTGGCCTGGGGGGAGGCCGGTACCGGTGGGGCCCTCCGGCTTGGGCTCCACCTTCTTGATGGGCTGCGGAGGCGGCGCACGCGCGCTTTCCAAGTTTATACAGCTAGTTTGGGGGTACGGTTTGGCCGCCGTGGCGTTGTCGCACAATGGAGGGACGAGCACAATGAGGACCAAGACAAGaatggaagaaagaaaaaaaacacagaaaaatgATGAGCGGGCCGGTGGTGTCGCCATCGCTGCGCGGGCTCCACAAAGCATTTGCGTCACACATGGGGAAGCAGACTAAACTAAAGCTACTACTGGCCGGCTTCGCGTGGAATGAGTGCGGACAAGTTGAAAGCTGCCAACATGCTTTGCCGAGCGATCGGGCCAAGCGAGCGTGCGACGTAAAAGTGGACAAACAATGAGAGTGTCaaaaggatggatggaaacaAGCAGCGGCTTCCCAAACAGTAACCCCAAAGATTGCCGAGCGGCCGGCCACGGCTCTTTTTAACATCGTCGACCGTCGAGTGGTTCGGTTCCGCTCGGCTCGGATCGGTTACCCGGTTGCCGGGTAAAATGTTAAAGGTCCAGACGTGAACGCAGTGGCCATGCCGAGTGTTAAGAGGCGAGCGTCGCGTTAGGATTCTGTCATTCCACATAAAGCACGAAGACGGGCGACCTACCCTTCGTAATCGTTGCGATTGTGCAGCAGCTTCATGACCACGCAGACGGCCACTAAGATGAGCACCAGCAGAGCCAGAACGCCGCACACCGCTCCCGCGATGACGGCCGTGTTG
The sequence above is drawn from the Syngnathus acus chromosome 14, fSynAcu1.2, whole genome shotgun sequence genome and encodes:
- the arhgef12b gene encoding rho guanine nucleotide exchange factor 12 isoform X3; its protein translation is MRAGVQTGDRIIKVNGTLVTHSNHTEVVKLIKSGSYVALTVLGRPPGLPQMQLEDDDTVDEEEECGSDQSLQNSPGGERRGSATCSHETRSLPGGDGSVGSRNTETEECDGGASSPGDDISDGLGSNNISDTDVRRIAASPPYLLNPQIIGAEDDYFDSQQEQMNGQCGCFQSIDSLKCRPAHLAVFLHHVVSQFDPAPLLCFLYADIHKQTNSKESRRFFMEFHSLFVDRTANLKVSVPDAIAAELEKRRLELIPEEVCKQYTQTLQDSLMPDLHKNLDDFRQKRSMGLTLAEDELSRLDADAGKEPPAWERECSCAEHILAKIEDILLTSQPSEEEKCQAMQYVILTYMKHLGVKVKEPRGLEHKRARINFLPKMKKSIKPDKEGEEKVKKPRFPNILVPPRRLSRVDSTSVGKAATAAEVNKQRSPKLLSQAAFGVPEPPDLSPSNFGRIRGNHLSEGSDILSASSTHSSPTATPSDAGGNDSDSNMSPFCIQPRAGELLMCGERQDGACSPTAMQFDFSPSNLEHLQEEGDQDNFRMEVTSAADVPSEDEQACEAASEDDPLNWQSLVSRDVLAALPPQEIKRQEVINELFYTERAHLRMLKVLHGVFYQRLSRDAILAPDELHSIFTNLDDIIQLHVSFTEQMAAVRKRSETSVIGQIGEDLLAWFSGEEEEKIRQAVATFCSNQPSALELIKSKKKKDQRFALFMQAAESNRLCRRLQLKDIIPVEMQRATKYPLLLDKIAKYTEDEEEADKVRKAGEYCRQILNHVNQAVKEAENKQRLLDYQRRLDISSLKPNENPLIAELRNLDLTKRKMVHEGPLSWKVNKDKRIDLYTLLLEDVLVLLQKQDERLLLKFHSKSAASAADSKLSFSPVVKLGTVLVRPVATNKKSFFVLSMSENGPQIYELTAQSASDQRTWQCLITQCADAIKAKSHDSRMAAAPAQSEQDAIEIINCEMDKPSKDSTNSSGISSGSSDIPPTTNPFEGMKSEDEDEAEDEERVDEDEAGAASADDRCEDEEKEEEEGEVDEEEAFPNRDEEAPASSSSLGSSSSASKAEEALQTLVLLKQLVFEHMTDEEKTTPPHEPTSSLGEGPDGGAGQNCPIDDARTEQNGAVDPGGGLEDDGDVTCGVDAVDMSKLLSPENGGRPNHSRRLMTHMRLLQADLQYLKEVELKYNELLGTLPVDTPGDSDNDGLR